Proteins from a genomic interval of Luteolibacter sp. Y139:
- a CDS encoding 2-hydroxyacid dehydrogenase has protein sequence MRTVVFDAKPYDREPLHHASAGMDIDWRFMDCRLTAETSAAATGAQAVCIFVNDHADRPCLEALKALGVKHIALRCAGFNGVDLVAARDLGLSVTRVPAYSPHAVAEHAVALLLALNRKIPRANNRVHDLNFSLNGLVGFDLHGKTAGIVGTGKIGRITAQILRGFGMRVLAYDPYPSPDWAVEHGIEYSDPRTLATESEVISLHTPLTPETHHIIRKETLELMKPGTILINVSRGALIDTRALIEALKAGRLGGVALDVYEEEEGVFFEDLSGQILQDDDLARLLTFPNVLITAHQAFLTKEALSEIARVTVANLTAGAEGRPFLPETALVDLSSP, from the coding sequence ATCCGCACCGTTGTTTTCGACGCCAAGCCCTACGACCGCGAGCCCCTGCACCATGCATCCGCGGGCATGGACATCGACTGGCGCTTCATGGACTGCCGGCTCACGGCCGAGACGTCCGCCGCAGCCACCGGCGCACAAGCGGTCTGCATCTTCGTGAACGACCACGCCGACCGTCCGTGCCTCGAAGCACTGAAGGCACTCGGCGTGAAACACATCGCCTTGCGCTGTGCCGGCTTCAATGGCGTGGATCTCGTCGCCGCCAGGGACCTCGGTCTCTCAGTGACCCGCGTGCCGGCCTATTCACCCCACGCTGTCGCCGAGCACGCAGTGGCCCTATTGCTCGCGCTCAACCGCAAGATCCCGCGCGCGAACAACCGCGTGCACGATCTCAACTTCTCGCTCAATGGCCTCGTCGGCTTCGACCTGCACGGCAAGACAGCCGGCATCGTCGGCACCGGCAAGATCGGCCGCATCACCGCACAGATCCTCCGTGGCTTCGGCATGCGCGTGCTGGCCTACGATCCCTACCCTTCGCCTGACTGGGCCGTCGAGCATGGCATCGAGTATTCCGATCCTCGGACTTTGGCGACGGAGTCCGAGGTGATCTCGCTGCACACGCCTCTGACCCCGGAAACGCACCACATCATCCGCAAGGAGACGCTGGAGCTGATGAAGCCCGGCACCATCCTGATCAATGTGAGCCGCGGTGCCCTGATCGACACACGCGCCTTGATCGAGGCATTGAAGGCGGGACGCCTCGGCGGCGTCGCGCTCGATGTCTATGAGGAAGAGGAGGGCGTCTTCTTCGAGGACCTCTCCGGCCAGATCCTCCAGGACGATGACCTCGCCCGCCTGCTGACTTTCCCGAATGTCCTGATCACCGCACACCAGGCCTTTCTAACAAAGGAAGCACTGTCGGAAATCGCGCGCGTCACTGTGGCCAATCTCACCGCCGGTGCCGAAGGGCGGCCCTTCCTGCCGGAGACCGCCTTGGTCGATCTTTCATCGCCATGA
- the glgX gene encoding glycogen debranching protein GlgX: MSVQRSAPAVAPVWPGRPSPLGATFDGKGVNFALFSDHATKVELCLFDSADAQVESRRIMLPEKSDQVWHGYVPGVQPGQIYGYRVHGPHDPERGHLFQPAKVLLDPYAKSIARDVRWTPEILDADGDTAACAPLARVIDTSFAWPDDPPLRTPWHQTVVYELHVKGFTKQHPDIPEPLRGTYAGLASPAATSYLKALGITAVELLPVHYHVDEPHLVKSGRTNYWGYNTLGYFAPDPRYAASGPDGAVAEFQEMVRSLHAAGIEVILDVVYNHTAEGDHHGPMLSFRGIDNAAYYRLKDDRTRYLDFTGCGNSLNVAHPRTLQLIMDSLRHWVLEMHVDGFRFDLASALARELWEVDRLGAFFDIIHQDPVLSQVKLIAEPWDLGPNGYQVGNFPVLWSEWNGKYRDCVRRFWTGRGGSVGEFATRLAGSSDLYAHNGRRPHASLNFITAHDGFTLRDLVSYDHKHNEANGEDNRDGNNQNDSWNCGTEGPTDDPEINTLRQRQQRNLLATLILSQGVPMLLAGDEFGRIQQGNNNPYCQDSSLVWLDWKHSPSQLELLAFTRRLLQLRREQPVFRRRRFFLGRAIHGEEIKDLHWLKPDGHEMTDHDWHAGHAHCLCMALPGDQIEETGEQGDRITGDTFAILFNAHDEEVPFQLGERDRKVEWQVEFDTADPEAIGRRIAHLATYPLHGRSLVLLRAMPSAP; this comes from the coding sequence ATGAGCGTGCAACGGTCAGCACCCGCAGTTGCTCCGGTGTGGCCGGGCCGGCCATCGCCGCTCGGAGCAACATTCGATGGCAAGGGCGTGAATTTCGCGCTGTTCTCCGATCATGCAACCAAGGTCGAGCTATGCTTGTTCGACTCCGCCGATGCACAGGTCGAGTCACGTCGGATCATGCTGCCGGAAAAGTCCGACCAAGTATGGCACGGCTATGTGCCCGGCGTGCAGCCCGGCCAGATCTACGGCTACCGCGTCCACGGCCCCCATGATCCTGAACGAGGGCATCTCTTCCAGCCAGCCAAGGTGCTGCTCGACCCCTACGCCAAGTCGATCGCCCGCGATGTACGATGGACACCGGAGATCCTCGACGCGGACGGCGATACCGCCGCCTGCGCTCCCCTCGCCCGCGTCATCGACACATCCTTCGCGTGGCCCGATGACCCACCACTCCGCACACCATGGCACCAGACCGTGGTCTATGAGCTGCACGTGAAGGGATTCACCAAGCAGCACCCGGACATCCCGGAGCCCCTGCGCGGCACCTATGCCGGCCTCGCGTCACCCGCAGCGACTTCCTATCTGAAGGCGCTCGGCATCACTGCGGTGGAACTCCTGCCCGTCCACTACCACGTCGACGAACCGCATCTGGTGAAATCCGGCCGGACGAATTATTGGGGCTACAATACCCTCGGTTACTTCGCACCCGACCCGCGCTATGCCGCCAGCGGCCCGGATGGCGCCGTGGCCGAGTTCCAAGAAATGGTCCGCTCACTTCACGCCGCAGGCATCGAGGTGATCCTCGACGTCGTCTATAACCACACGGCCGAAGGCGATCACCACGGACCGATGCTCTCATTCCGCGGCATCGACAATGCCGCCTATTATCGGCTGAAGGACGACCGCACGCGCTACCTCGATTTCACCGGCTGCGGAAATTCACTGAACGTCGCCCACCCGCGCACGCTTCAGCTCATCATGGACTCACTGCGCCACTGGGTACTGGAGATGCATGTCGATGGCTTCCGCTTCGATCTCGCCAGTGCCTTGGCGCGCGAGCTGTGGGAAGTCGATCGCCTCGGTGCCTTCTTCGACATCATTCACCAGGACCCGGTGCTCTCGCAGGTCAAACTCATCGCCGAGCCATGGGACCTCGGGCCGAATGGCTATCAGGTCGGAAATTTCCCCGTGCTGTGGAGCGAGTGGAATGGCAAGTATCGCGACTGCGTTCGGCGCTTCTGGACCGGCCGCGGCGGCTCGGTCGGCGAGTTCGCCACCCGCCTTGCCGGCAGCAGCGATCTCTACGCGCACAATGGCCGCCGACCGCATGCCAGCCTGAACTTCATCACCGCCCACGACGGCTTCACGCTCCGCGACCTGGTCAGCTACGATCATAAGCACAACGAGGCCAACGGCGAAGACAACCGCGACGGCAACAACCAGAACGACAGCTGGAACTGCGGCACCGAAGGCCCCACCGACGACCCCGAAATCAACACCCTCCGCCAACGCCAGCAACGGAACCTGCTTGCCACCCTGATCCTCTCGCAGGGGGTGCCGATGCTACTCGCCGGCGACGAATTCGGCCGCATTCAGCAGGGCAACAACAACCCCTACTGCCAGGACTCGTCACTGGTGTGGCTTGATTGGAAGCACAGCCCCTCCCAACTCGAATTGCTCGCCTTCACCAGGAGGCTGCTGCAACTCCGCCGCGAGCAACCGGTCTTCCGTCGTCGCCGCTTCTTCCTCGGCCGCGCGATTCACGGCGAAGAGATCAAGGACCTCCACTGGCTCAAGCCCGATGGCCACGAGATGACCGATCATGACTGGCACGCCGGTCATGCCCACTGCCTTTGCATGGCGCTACCCGGCGACCAGATCGAGGAAACCGGTGAACAGGGAGATCGCATCACCGGCGACACCTTTGCCATCCTCTTCAATGCTCATGATGAGGAAGTGCCGTTCCAACTGGGAGAACGCGACCGCAAGGTCGAGTGGCAAGTCGAGTTCGACACCGCCGACCCGGAGGCAATCGGCCGACGTATCGCCCATCTCGCCACCTATCCCCTCCACGGCCGTTCCCTG